The Hydractinia symbiolongicarpus strain clone_291-10 chromosome 2, HSymV2.1, whole genome shotgun sequence genomic sequence TGGAATGaacctaaaaataaatttgtagcTTACAGGAACTTTGGTGAAGAGGGTTTACAGAAAGACCTTAGGAATTTATgattatgatgaccttgaaaGCATGTGGGAAATTGAatgaaaatgttattaaaacagtggctgacaatCATCATCATTGTTAACCGTGGATGCAGAAAATTATATACAAGGCTAATTTCTTGACATAGTAATCTTTTACCACGCTAAACATTAATACATATAATAAGGAAACATACTACAAAATAATCTTagaaaacaaaatggcagaatAAGGTAGGTTATGTATTAACAATACAAGTAGCTACACAACTCAAGTTGAAATTCAGCGGCTATACTGTGACACTATAAGAACACAGAGGGTACGCAAAAATACAAAAGAGATAAGACTAAAAAACCATGATGCAACGAATATGGCACCATTTTTaccatcgtcatcatcatcgtcattgTCATCATCATTTCATCATCATGTTTGCAAAAAATCCAACAAACATAAATTCACAAAACTTAATGCTTGTTCCTGTCAAGTGTTTCCACTAAATTTTAGGCTCTTGTATTTAATTatgtattatatattatattgttTTATAGAAAATGGACACAACAGTGGCTAAGAATCTAAATATATCTCTTCCTAGGGCGTTAATTAAGCTGAGATTTGAATGACACTTGTGAAGATAGAACAACAATGCCATTAGATGAAATAGCAATGTCTTTAGATGAAACAACCATGTCTTCAGTTAAAACAGTTATTTCTGTGGATGGGAAAACCTCTTCCCCAGTTGAAACCACCATGTCTTTAGATGGGAACACCCAGTCTTTAGGTAAAGAAGAGCTTCACTGCGATATATGCAAAAACAATTTCCACCGTATGTCTGAATTTAATCTTCACCAGTGCTTAAATTCTGGTAAAACCACATGTCGTTGTGAAGAATGCGGAAAACTGTTTTGCAATCAATTTAATCTCAAAAGACATCAAGTAACACACACGGGGAAGAAACCTTTTTGTTGTACCACTTGTGATAAAACTTTTGCGCAGTCATATAACTTGAAAAGACATCAGTTAACTCATACTAGCAACAAATACACAAAGCCATTTGTAAAAAACATTAAGATTGAAGTAAATATTATGTCAGATGAGGAAGGTGGTGATTTTTCGAAACATAATAAATCGCATAGTAGCTGTAATAAAAACCAAAAGGTCAAAAAGGAGAAGGCTGAAGTTGAGCACTCCGATGTGAAAGATAATCTAATTTACTGTGTTGGATGTGAGAAATACTTTACTGACCTACTTTCACACCAATGCTTGTCTTCTTCCAAAAAACTATACCATTGTGATACATGCCAAAGGTCGTTTCAATGCAGCTCGAATTTAAAAAGACATCAACTTGTGCACACTGGAGAGAAATCTTACCGTTGTAATTTATGCGAGAAAACGTTTGCGCATGAGTACAACTTGAATCGTCATAAGTCAACGCACACTGGGGAGAAACCGTATTGTTGTGGAACATGTGGAAAGAGTTTTGCTCACCTTTATAATTTACAAAGACACGAGGATGTTCACGTTGTTACTGAGAAATCTTTTTGCACTAAATGtggtaaatcttttaaaactttgGCAAGATTAAAAACACACACGTGCTATCTCACCGAGGTGAATCCTACGCTCACTGCAACGTGTGGTGAAAAAACGTTACACGTTTGTGATGTTTGCAATAAGTCCTTCTCACTTCCTCGCAACTTGCAGAGACATTATGTAACTCATACCGGTGAAAAGCCATACAGATGCGAAGTGTGTAACAAGACTTTTAGTTACTTGTTTAACATGGAAAGACATAAAACAATCCACACTGGAGTAAAACGGTTTTCCTGCGAGGTTTGTGGGAAATCTTTTTCGCAATCTTTTAACCTGAACAGACATGTTCAAGTTCACCGTCCCCAGCAAAAGGTaatttgatttatttaaatttttcgccGAACACTGTTTTGTTTATATCTCGCAACATCaaataataatctttttttcttttttttacgacTAGTATACTCCTgtgagtttttcttttttaaaaaaagtattgcgGGGCCTTTTCTAATACACTGGATCTGCATCTGATAAATGCTCATTTCACTGGATCCAAAAACCTGTAGTTTTATGTTGTTATGAtaccgttgttgttgtttttgcacCACATCCATTTAAAAAAGCTTGCATAACACCATAATTTTGAATccctaatatttttttgaagaacATGTGAAGTGGTGAAACGTTCAGAATATATTTCAGATTTTATAAATAATGTCGAAGAAAATTGAATAAATTTCCTCGTTTGTATCATCTGCAATAGTAAGGTAAACACACCTCAGAATGCTGTATATCTTCTAGCATAAGCATGACATAAGTTAACAAAAGAGTATGTACAACAataatatacaaatatatataaccGAAATTACATTGCGGGTGCTTCGCGCCATAACATGATTCGTCTCATTTTAACCGAGTGCCAGTCCTCTCTTCCTCTGTTTAAAGCGACTTAGGTTGATTTATAGACCAGTTCTCAAAACATTTGGCCTTGCCTAATAATATTCTCGTTATAAATCTTCGTCAAAAGAAGGGTCTTGGTCCAGACTAAGAACCTCTTTTCAGTTTTTCTGTGATTGGtacaatttttaagaaatctAGCAAAGTTGCATATTTTGCCAAAATAGCCGAAAAGTGATTTTATGTTTGTCTTTGACCTGTCTTGCTTTGAAACTCTACCTGACTAATCTCTGAGCTAGACGACGACTGATAAACGACTGACAATAACTTACTGCCTCCTCCTGACCAATTATTTTCATATCTTCTGTTTCCTTGATGATAAAActtttactttaaattttttttatttaaaaacttctcgcgagaattaattttcgcgatttCGCGAATCtaaattttgcaatattttagatttcgctttatttttatttccccAGTTCAATAAATTTCGCAACACCTGTGGGTAGGAAGTTATCATCACTTCTAATGTTGACACAATGTCAGCTTTCATAATTATAGTCGTTCACAAAGTGCAGACGGGGTCAAAAATTCGCTGGAACAAGATTTGCCAAATGGCGACAGTGGCAAGCATTTCGCAAAAAGCTCAAAAATGtaatttccacaaaaatttatatcattcagatattttgttttcttttatttttttaagaacgtGACATGATTCTGAGAAggctttatgttttgttttgtgacTTATGAGGTGGAAGACTTATACTTCATCTCTGATAAGCTTGTAGTTGGAAAAAGAAATTCCGGACTTCAGGCTCCAGGTTGGTAGGGttggattttaaaaaacaaaaactttttagcATTCGCCCCTGGTAATTTAAACATTTGCTTTTTGTTGAATCCAATTTTTTATTATCAGACACTTTGACCTATACTTTCACAAAATTTTCAtatcgtatatatatatatattatatctcTACAATTTCAGTtacttgtatattttatatttatatattatatatattttttatttaaataaagtgtaattaaacaacttgtgtttgattaaaaaacaaactattCGAAATCTAGTTAAAATTGTCCACACATGATTTCCCGTACAGCAAGTGGTATCCATAAAGTAAATGCACACTTAGAGGAAGGGGCTCAGACTAACAGAAGCATACAAGGGGGGAGGGAATACACTCTGATCatctataattcttttttatatattttgatgttttgaaatCGTCTCTGTTAATTCTGTTAAGATCTGTAttagaaatttataaaattactTCACTTACTGCAGAATCGTAGTAGGTAATATTCCCACAGTAGACAGTGGCAACAAGATGTTTATATAGAATGAGTTGTTTTTGCAGGTGTTTAGGAAAACCTAATTTCACAATACAAAAGGATCGGCTAACTTTTCAGAccgttttaaatatttttttttaagtcgtGAATATGTGCGTATGTACGCTAAGGAAGGATGAAGCAAAAGCGTTGAGGGGAAGGAGATCGGAAAATAAGCAATTTGGTGGGTACGTCCTTGTGTTATGGATGCCCTGCAATTTACAATGTGGCCACAAAACGCTTAATCAATTTTATCAAGTCTATGACTGGCTTTTGTAGTGAAATGTATCCAAATCGATTCAGGAGAAAAATTACTTTAGTTAAGGTCATTGAAGGGGGCGctcaaaatttttgtaaaatgtgaattttacaaaacatgttatatatgttataataTCTTCGAAACAGCcgagaccgaatagggttataAAGCAATGATTCTTGCCATCTTCACtgctacatttttaatttttagcgcACAACAAATGTCGCATATTTGTTATCAAATTAGTTATTTTTTGTAATGCTGACCCAGTTAATTTTATAAAGGCCATGGTTATTAAAAAGCGAGAATGGGAAATTGGTTTGGTTGCTGCCGAAAAGTTTGACTGTTTATTGTAAAACGAATATGTTTCTTCAGTGTTGGACAAAAATAGCTGAAGAAACAAAAAGACAAGTATGAAACATTTGAACGTcatcattattaaaaaaaaaaagatttattataGCAAGTTTCcacgttttgttaaaaaaaatgaaagatattGATCACTCAAGCAACTTTTGACACTGGTCATTTGGTTTTATTTAGGGGGGCGTTtaat encodes the following:
- the LOC130630280 gene encoding zinc finger protein 883-like isoform X2; protein product: MPLDEIAMSLDETTMSSVKTVISVDGKTSSPVETTMSLDGNTQSLGKEELHCDICKNNFHRMSEFNLHQCLNSGKTTCRCEECGKLFCNQFNLKRHQVTHTGKKPFCCTTCDKTFAQSYNLKRHQLTHTSNKYTKPFVKNIKIEVNIMSDEEGGDFSKHNKSHSSCNKNQKVKKEKAEVEHSDVKDNLIYCVGCEKYFTDLLSHQCLSSSKKLYHCDTCQRSFQCSSNLKRHQLVHTGEKSYRCNLCEKTFAHEYNLNRHKSTHTGEKPYCCGTCGKSFAHLYNLQRHEDVHVVTEKSFCTKCGKSFKTLARLKTHTCYLTEVNPTLTATCGEKTLHVCDVCNKSFSLPRNLQRHYVTHTGEKPYRCEVCNKTFSYLFNMERHKTIHTGVKRFSCEVCGKSFSQSFNLNRHVQVHRPQQKFNKFRNTCG
- the LOC130630280 gene encoding zinc finger protein 883-like isoform X1, producing the protein MPLDEIAMSLDETTMSSVKTVISVDGKTSSPVETTMSLDGNTQSLGKEELHCDICKNNFHRMSEFNLHQCLNSGKTTCRCEECGKLFCNQFNLKRHQVTHTGKKPFCCTTCDKTFAQSYNLKRHQLTHTSNKYTKPFVKNIKIEVNIMSDEEGGDFSKHNKSHSSCNKNQKVKKEKAEVEHSDVKDNLIYCVGCEKYFTDLLSHQCLSSSKKLYHCDTCQRSFQCSSNLKRHQLVHTGEKSYRCNLCEKTFAHEYNLNRHKSTHTGEKPYCCGTCGKSFAHLYNLQRHEDVHVVTEKSFCTKCGKSFKTLARLKTHTCYLTEVNPTLTATCGEKTLHVCDVCNKSFSLPRNLQRHYVTHTGEKPYRCEVCNKTFSYLFNMERHKTIHTGVKRFSCEVCGKSFSQSFNLNRHVQVHRPQQKGCFMSGHYFRQCSCFPQAKHRSLLWLFGNVAGIDSRILVAAKIVRR